From a region of the Burkholderia sp. PAMC 26561 genome:
- a CDS encoding cytochrome c oxidase assembly protein — MSLFDLLVPWEPSVGLVAIFVGTAVLFARGSRRIRISRTRQGAFWIGLALFYIALHTRLDYYAEHEFFVHRLQHLVLHHLAPLILMASYPGSALRAGLPLHWRSALRRWQYRRPARLLAAIVLNPTFISIAFVVSVVFWLIPSVQFVAMLDWRIYTFMNWSVAISGLLYWWMLLDHRPHPPSRTRPGLRVLSPVITMAPQILVGAIITFSTHDLYPIFTLCGRAFTSVPATLDQSLGGLIMWVPAAVLEAIGAMMALRHLMRLSELPQRVPPKSKAKKPATKPVLAK; from the coding sequence ATGTCTCTATTCGATCTGCTCGTCCCCTGGGAACCATCTGTTGGGCTCGTGGCAATTTTCGTTGGAACTGCCGTGCTGTTCGCCCGCGGGTCGCGCCGCATCCGAATCAGCCGTACCCGTCAGGGTGCTTTCTGGATCGGCCTTGCGCTCTTCTATATTGCGCTGCACACGCGTCTCGACTATTACGCCGAGCACGAATTTTTCGTACACAGGCTTCAGCATCTCGTCCTTCATCACCTCGCACCGTTGATTCTGATGGCGTCTTATCCGGGCAGTGCGCTCAGGGCCGGGCTGCCCTTGCATTGGCGCAGCGCGTTGCGCCGCTGGCAATATCGCCGTCCCGCACGGCTACTTGCGGCCATCGTGCTGAATCCTACGTTCATTTCAATAGCGTTTGTCGTCTCGGTTGTGTTCTGGCTGATTCCATCGGTGCAATTCGTTGCGATGCTCGACTGGCGCATCTATACGTTCATGAACTGGTCGGTCGCCATAAGCGGCCTGCTGTACTGGTGGATGCTGCTCGATCATCGTCCGCATCCGCCCAGCCGCACACGGCCGGGCCTGCGCGTGCTTTCACCCGTCATCACCATGGCGCCGCAGATTCTGGTCGGCGCGATCATCACGTTCTCAACTCACGATCTCTACCCGATATTCACGCTGTGCGGCCGCGCATTCACATCGGTGCCTGCTACGCTGGATCAGAGTCTCGGCGGACTCATCATGTGGGTACCCGCCGCTGTACTCGAAGCAATCGGCGCAATGATGGCGCTGCGTCATCTCATGCGGCTTTCCGAATTGCCGCAGCGCGTACCGCCCAAATCGAAAGCAAAGAAGCCGGCCACCAAGCCCGTTCTCGCGAAGTAA